From Streptomyces sp. NBC_00690, a single genomic window includes:
- a CDS encoding hemolysin family protein — translation MIAIQLLIGFATLVVNAFFVGAEFALISVRRSQIEPAAEAGDRRARSVLWGLEHVSALLAAAQLGITLCTLILGIVAEPAIAHLLEPVFDSIGVPEGAVHPISFVIALSLATYLHMLLGEMVPKNIALAEPTRSALLLGPPLVAIARALRPVIFTINAFANALLKLLRVEAKDEVAATYSDAELARMVRDAGDAGLLDDRSAERLRDALELGRRPVRDVIMPVEQIVYARVGTTPEQLEALSAESGFSRFPVIDTGRNILGYLHVKDALDATPRDVAFPVTAMRPIARVRGTTPLDDALTAMRRSRTHLAAVLDEDGRPEGLVTMEDVLRELVGTQD, via the coding sequence ATGATCGCGATCCAACTCCTCATCGGCTTTGCGACCCTCGTGGTCAACGCGTTCTTCGTGGGTGCCGAATTCGCCCTGATCTCCGTGCGCCGCAGCCAGATCGAGCCGGCGGCCGAGGCGGGCGACCGCCGCGCCCGCAGTGTGCTCTGGGGCCTTGAGCACGTGTCGGCGCTGCTGGCGGCGGCACAGCTGGGCATCACCCTGTGCACCCTGATCCTCGGCATCGTCGCCGAGCCGGCCATCGCCCATCTGCTGGAGCCGGTGTTCGACTCGATCGGGGTGCCTGAGGGCGCTGTCCACCCGATCTCGTTCGTGATCGCGCTGTCCCTGGCGACCTATCTGCACATGCTCCTCGGCGAGATGGTGCCGAAGAACATCGCCCTGGCCGAGCCCACGCGCAGTGCGCTCCTGCTCGGCCCGCCGCTCGTGGCCATCGCCAGGGCCCTGCGTCCGGTGATCTTCACGATCAACGCCTTTGCCAACGCCCTGCTCAAGCTGTTGCGGGTGGAGGCCAAGGACGAGGTGGCAGCGACGTACTCGGACGCCGAGCTCGCCCGGATGGTGCGGGACGCCGGCGATGCCGGCCTCTTGGACGACCGCTCGGCCGAGCGGCTGCGCGATGCTCTGGAGCTGGGCCGACGCCCGGTGCGCGATGTGATCATGCCGGTCGAGCAGATCGTGTACGCACGTGTGGGCACCACGCCCGAACAGTTGGAGGCGCTTTCCGCGGAGTCCGGCTTCTCGCGCTTCCCGGTGATCGACACGGGCCGCAACATCCTGGGCTACCTCCATGTGAAGGACGCCCTGGACGCGACCCCGCGCGATGTTGCGTTCCCGGTGACGGCGATGCGGCCGATCGCCCGGGTCCGTGGCACGACCCCGCTGGACGACGCATTGACGGCGATGCGGCGCAGCCGCACCCATCTGGCGGCGGTCCTGGACGAGGACGGCCGGCCCGAGGGCCTGGTGACCATGGAGGACGTACTCCGCGAGCTGGTGGGCACCCAGGACTGA
- a CDS encoding SGNH/GDSL hydrolase family protein: MEMSAHYTSFVAIGDSFTEGMSDLQPDGSYRGWADLLAARLALRTEGFRYANLAVRGKLIGQIVDEQVGPAAAMRADVVTLVGGLNDALRPKCDMARVCGLLEEAVEQLAPTCGRLVLMHSPGRQGPVLTRFRPRMEVLFAHIDALAARHGALVVDLYGSGALGDPRLWDADRLHLTTEGHRRVAEAVAQVLGLDPEDDWRTPLSSAPLTGWAVRRTADLRFARQHLGPWIGRRLTGRSSGDGRSAKRPDLLPYEPPRP; encoded by the coding sequence ATGGAGATGAGTGCCCACTACACAAGCTTCGTCGCGATCGGCGACTCCTTCACCGAAGGCATGTCCGACCTCCAGCCGGACGGCAGCTACCGCGGCTGGGCGGACCTCCTCGCCGCCCGGCTCGCCCTACGGACCGAAGGGTTCAGGTACGCCAACCTCGCCGTGCGCGGCAAGTTGATCGGCCAGATCGTCGACGAGCAGGTCGGGCCCGCCGCAGCGATGCGAGCGGACGTGGTGACCCTGGTCGGCGGCCTCAACGACGCCTTGCGGCCGAAGTGCGACATGGCCAGGGTGTGCGGCCTACTGGAGGAGGCCGTGGAGCAGCTGGCCCCCACGTGCGGGCGGCTGGTCCTGATGCACAGCCCCGGACGTCAGGGCCCGGTACTGACCCGGTTCCGTCCGCGCATGGAGGTGCTGTTCGCCCACATCGACGCACTGGCGGCCCGGCACGGCGCCCTGGTGGTGGACCTCTACGGCTCCGGCGCGCTCGGCGATCCCCGGCTGTGGGACGCGGACCGACTGCACCTGACGACGGAAGGACACCGCCGGGTGGCGGAGGCGGTCGCCCAGGTGCTCGGGCTGGACCCCGAGGACGATTGGCGAACGCCCCTGTCATCCGCACCGCTCACCGGCTGGGCGGTGCGCCGCACCGCGGACCTCCGCTTCGCCCGACAGCACCTGGGGCCCTGGATCGGCCGCCGGCTGACCGGACGCTCGTCCGGCGACGGCCGCTCTGCGAAGCGCCCCGATCTCCTGCCCTACGAACCGCCCCGGCCCTGA
- the purB gene encoding adenylosuccinate lyase, which yields MTAVSAKPRIPNVLAGRYASVELAALWSPEQKVKLERQLWLAVLRAQKDLGIEVPDAALTDYERVLDQVDLASIAEREKITRHDVKARIEEFNDLAGHEQVHKGMTSRDLTENVEQLQIRLSLELMRNRTVAVLARLGKLSAEYAELVLAGRSHNVAAQATTLGKRFATAADELLAAYGRLEDLLERYPLRGIKGPVGTAQDMLDLLGGDAAKLADLEQRIAGHLGFAQAFTSVGQVYPRSLDYEVVTALVQLAAAPSSLAKTIRLMAGHELVTEGFKPGQVGSSAMPHKMNTRSCERVNGLMVILRGYASMTGELAGDQWNEGDVSCSVVRRVALPDAFFAFDGLLETFLTVLDEFGAFPAVIARELDRYLPFLATTKVLMGAVRAGVGREVAHEAIKENAVASALAMREQGAERNELLDKLAADERIPLSRDELDALMADKLSFTGAAADQVAQVVSRIEEIVKRHPEAASYTPGSIL from the coding sequence GTGACTGCTGTGTCTGCGAAGCCTCGCATCCCCAATGTCCTGGCCGGCCGCTATGCCTCGGTAGAGCTGGCCGCCCTGTGGTCCCCCGAACAGAAGGTGAAGCTGGAGCGTCAGCTCTGGCTCGCCGTGCTGCGCGCCCAGAAGGACCTCGGCATCGAGGTCCCCGACGCGGCTCTGACCGACTACGAACGCGTACTCGACCAAGTCGACCTGGCGTCGATCGCCGAGCGGGAGAAGATCACCCGCCACGATGTGAAGGCGCGGATCGAGGAGTTCAACGACCTCGCCGGCCATGAGCAGGTCCACAAGGGCATGACGTCCCGCGATCTCACCGAGAACGTGGAGCAGCTACAGATCAGGCTCTCACTGGAGCTGATGCGTAACCGCACGGTCGCCGTGCTCGCCCGTCTCGGCAAGCTGTCGGCGGAGTACGCGGAGCTGGTGCTGGCGGGGCGTTCGCACAACGTCGCGGCGCAGGCCACCACGCTCGGCAAGCGCTTCGCCACGGCAGCTGATGAGTTGCTGGCTGCCTACGGACGCCTGGAAGACCTGCTGGAGCGCTATCCGCTGCGCGGGATCAAGGGACCGGTCGGCACCGCACAGGACATGCTCGACCTGCTCGGCGGGGACGCCGCGAAGCTCGCCGACCTGGAGCAGCGGATCGCCGGCCACCTGGGCTTCGCCCAGGCGTTCACCTCGGTCGGCCAGGTCTACCCGCGCTCGCTCGACTACGAGGTGGTCACGGCGCTGGTACAGCTCGCCGCCGCCCCCTCTTCACTGGCCAAGACGATTCGTCTGATGGCCGGGCACGAGTTGGTCACCGAGGGCTTCAAGCCGGGCCAGGTCGGTTCGTCGGCGATGCCGCACAAGATGAACACGCGCTCCTGCGAGCGGGTGAACGGATTGATGGTGATCCTGCGCGGCTACGCCTCAATGACGGGGGAGCTGGCGGGCGACCAGTGGAACGAGGGCGACGTGTCCTGTTCCGTGGTGCGTCGGGTGGCGCTGCCGGACGCCTTCTTCGCCTTCGACGGGCTGTTGGAGACCTTCTTGACCGTGCTGGACGAGTTCGGCGCCTTCCCGGCCGTCATCGCGCGGGAACTCGACCGCTATCTGCCGTTCCTCGCCACGACCAAGGTGCTGATGGGCGCGGTACGGGCCGGGGTGGGCCGGGAGGTCGCCCACGAAGCGATCAAGGAGAACGCCGTGGCCTCGGCACTGGCGATGCGCGAGCAGGGCGCGGAGCGCAATGAGCTCCTCGACAAGCTCGCCGCGGACGAGCGCATCCCGCTGAGCCGTGACGAGCTGGACGCCCTGATGGCGGACAAGCTGTCCTTCACGGGTGCCGCCGCCGACCAGGTGGCCCAAGTGGTCTCGCGCATCGAGGAGATCGTCAAGCGTCACCCGGAGGCCGCGAGCTACACCCCGGGGTCGATCCTCTGA
- the mug gene encoding G/U mismatch-specific DNA glycosylase: MTPDELEAARDRVIDDVVAGGLSVLFCGINPGLMSAATGHHFARPGNRFWPVLHRSGFTPHQLQPAQQRELLTYGLGITNVVARATARADELSREEYVAGGRLLTAKVERLEPRWLAVVGVMAYRTAFGERAAQVGPQKRTIGATRIWVLPNPSGLNAHWSTAAMAEEYAILREAAEPGPTA; this comes from the coding sequence CTGACCCCCGACGAGTTGGAGGCCGCCCGCGACCGCGTCATCGATGACGTGGTCGCGGGCGGCCTGTCCGTACTCTTCTGCGGGATCAACCCGGGACTGATGTCAGCGGCGACCGGACATCACTTCGCCCGTCCCGGCAACCGGTTCTGGCCCGTGCTGCACCGATCCGGATTCACTCCCCACCAGTTGCAGCCCGCGCAGCAGCGGGAGTTGCTGACGTACGGACTCGGGATCACCAATGTGGTGGCGCGGGCGACCGCGCGGGCCGACGAGTTGAGCCGTGAGGAGTACGTGGCGGGCGGACGACTGCTGACGGCCAAGGTGGAGCGGTTGGAGCCCCGCTGGCTGGCCGTGGTGGGTGTGATGGCGTACCGGACGGCCTTCGGCGAGCGCGCCGCACAGGTGGGGCCGCAGAAGCGGACGATCGGCGCGACGCGGATCTGGGTGCTTCCCAACCCCAGCGGTCTCAATGCGCACTGGAGCACCGCTGCCATGGCGGAGGAGTACGCCATACTGCGCGAGGCCGCCGAGCCCGGGCCCACGGCCTGA
- a CDS encoding ROK family transcriptional regulator — translation MGRLTGGDPSLLRRINSAVVLHALRGAGSPTLTDLTRVTGLSRPTVEGVIEGLIEAGLVAESVPEEGEARRQGRPARRFRFRVEAGHLLGVEIGPHRVAALVSGLDGRIIGAGSREVSETASADDRLDRVRLVIADVLRRTGIARTSLRAVGVGSPGIVEADGTVRLGTALPGWTGLALGQRLQRSFRCPVLVENDANAAAVAEHWKGSGKDSDDIVFVLAGLSPGAGSLIGGRLHRGFGGAAGEIGALHLLGREVSPEKLLSPTDEPLHPLDEQAVANVFALARQGDVRAQAAVERFIQRLVHDVAALVLALDPEVVVVGGWAAGLDGVLDPLRDELARYCLRPPRVTLSLLGEAAVATGALRLALDHVEEELFAVQGTVTARH, via the coding sequence GTGGGGCGGCTGACCGGCGGTGATCCGTCGCTGCTGCGGCGGATCAACTCCGCGGTGGTACTCCATGCTCTGCGAGGCGCGGGCTCTCCGACGCTGACGGATCTCACCCGCGTTACCGGCCTGTCACGGCCGACGGTCGAGGGTGTGATCGAAGGGCTCATCGAGGCGGGACTGGTCGCCGAGTCGGTTCCCGAGGAGGGCGAGGCGCGCCGCCAGGGCAGGCCGGCGAGACGGTTCCGGTTCCGGGTAGAAGCCGGGCACCTCCTGGGCGTCGAAATCGGCCCCCACCGGGTCGCCGCGCTGGTCTCGGGGCTGGACGGCCGCATCATCGGTGCGGGCTCCCGGGAGGTGTCGGAGACGGCGTCCGCGGACGACCGGTTGGACCGGGTGCGGCTGGTGATCGCGGACGTGCTGCGGCGGACGGGGATCGCCCGCACCAGCTTGCGCGCCGTCGGTGTCGGCTCCCCCGGCATCGTTGAAGCTGACGGCACCGTACGGCTGGGCACGGCGCTGCCCGGTTGGACCGGACTGGCGCTCGGGCAGCGGCTCCAGCGTTCGTTCCGCTGCCCGGTGCTCGTGGAGAACGATGCCAACGCCGCGGCAGTCGCCGAGCATTGGAAGGGCTCCGGCAAGGACTCCGACGACATCGTCTTCGTCCTCGCGGGCCTGAGTCCGGGTGCCGGATCGCTGATCGGGGGCCGGCTGCATCGCGGGTTCGGTGGTGCGGCGGGTGAGATCGGGGCCCTGCACCTGTTGGGGCGCGAGGTCTCGCCCGAGAAGCTGCTGTCGCCGACGGACGAACCGTTGCACCCGCTGGACGAGCAGGCGGTGGCCAATGTGTTCGCGCTGGCGCGGCAGGGGGACGTCCGGGCTCAGGCAGCTGTGGAGCGCTTCATCCAGCGACTGGTCCACGATGTGGCGGCACTGGTGCTTGCGCTCGATCCCGAGGTCGTGGTGGTCGGGGGCTGGGCCGCCGGGCTGGACGGGGTGCTGGACCCGCTCCGGGACGAGTTGGCGCGCTACTGCCTTCGACCGCCGCGTGTGACGCTCTCCCTCCTCGGTGAGGCCGCCGTGGCCACGGGCGCGCTCAGGCTGGCGCTCGACCACGTGGAGGAGGAGTTGTTCGCAGTGCAGGGAACGGTGACGGCCCGCCACTGA
- a CDS encoding GntR family transcriptional regulator yields MGTTQLESVPEPKYWHLKNVIGEALDSDFSVGEVLPNERDLAARFGVARATLRQALEQLELEGRLQRRRGVGTTVAPPRVGVDVSTGRQAWPGAAQDAWQSFDCAKAIPPAAVARMLGTGTEDQTYALRRLRVSHGHPVAAELLYVPVASVPDLSAIDAPSGPSRARAVLRELQRLDLDGQDRSVELGSARADDAKELDRLPGAPVLVVTTRYLSQGRTAAVTVATYRADTCRLTFGDTGDVEISHPVEERRAS; encoded by the coding sequence GTGGGGACCACGCAGCTGGAATCAGTGCCGGAACCGAAGTACTGGCACCTGAAGAACGTGATCGGAGAGGCACTCGACTCTGACTTCTCAGTGGGTGAGGTCCTGCCCAACGAGCGTGATCTCGCCGCTCGCTTCGGAGTTGCCCGGGCCACGCTCCGGCAGGCTCTCGAACAACTCGAACTAGAAGGCCGGCTCCAGCGTCGCCGCGGAGTCGGTACCACCGTCGCGCCGCCGCGCGTCGGGGTGGACGTCTCGACCGGCCGCCAGGCTTGGCCGGGCGCGGCCCAGGACGCCTGGCAGTCCTTCGACTGCGCCAAGGCGATCCCGCCGGCCGCGGTCGCCCGCATGCTCGGCACCGGCACCGAAGATCAGACCTATGCCCTGCGCCGACTGCGGGTCTCCCACGGTCACCCAGTCGCCGCGGAACTGCTCTACGTTCCGGTGGCGTCCGTGCCCGACCTGTCGGCCATAGACGCGCCGTCCGGTCCGTCCCGTGCCCGCGCTGTCCTGCGGGAGCTCCAGCGACTCGACCTCGACGGCCAGGACCGTTCGGTCGAGTTGGGTTCGGCCCGCGCTGACGACGCCAAGGAACTCGATCGGCTGCCCGGCGCACCCGTGTTGGTGGTCACCACCCGGTATCTGTCCCAGGGCAGGACCGCGGCCGTGACCGTCGCCACCTACCGCGCCGACACCTGCCGGCTCACCTTCGGTGACACCGGCGATGTGGAGATCAGCCACCCCGTGGAGGAGCGCCGCGCTTCCTGA
- the sigJ gene encoding RNA polymerase sigma factor SigJ — MSTDTLTDVFEEHRPVLTGVAYRMLGRAADAEDVVQEAWLRWSARAADGAAAVAEVREPRAYLVRITARLAIDRLRQIRSRRESYVGPWLPEPIVTDFAATPSDPGERTILAESVSFAVLVVLESLSPLERAVFVLREAFGFPHAEIANTLDRSEAAVRQLAVRARQRVDERKPRYRANPDECRDLTERFLAAASGGDLEDLLGLLAPGVRLVGDSGGKSKAPLRVMVGADKVGRFLLAVGQTPVPAAEYQINEINGAPGIVLRSAGKPDTVVQLEIADGLVQCIYIVRNPDKFAAITSL; from the coding sequence GTGTCGACCGATACCCTCACCGACGTCTTCGAAGAGCACCGCCCTGTCCTGACCGGCGTGGCCTACCGCATGCTGGGTCGGGCGGCGGACGCAGAGGACGTGGTGCAGGAGGCGTGGCTGCGCTGGTCAGCGCGGGCGGCGGACGGTGCTGCAGCAGTCGCTGAGGTGCGTGAGCCGCGCGCCTATCTCGTCCGCATCACCGCCCGGCTCGCGATCGACCGGCTCCGTCAGATCCGCTCCCGCCGCGAGTCGTACGTCGGGCCGTGGCTCCCTGAACCGATCGTCACGGACTTCGCAGCCACGCCGTCCGACCCTGGCGAACGTACGATTCTGGCCGAATCGGTCTCCTTTGCCGTCCTTGTGGTCTTGGAGTCGCTCTCGCCCTTGGAGCGGGCCGTGTTCGTGCTCCGTGAGGCGTTCGGCTTTCCTCACGCGGAGATCGCTAACACGCTTGATCGCTCCGAGGCGGCCGTGCGTCAACTGGCGGTCCGGGCCCGTCAGCGGGTCGACGAGCGCAAACCTCGCTACCGCGCGAATCCCGATGAGTGTCGCGACCTCACCGAGCGCTTCCTCGCAGCCGCCTCCGGAGGTGATCTGGAGGACCTGTTGGGCCTGCTGGCACCCGGCGTGCGACTGGTCGGAGACAGTGGGGGCAAGAGCAAGGCGCCGCTGCGGGTCATGGTGGGCGCAGACAAGGTTGGCCGCTTCCTGTTGGCCGTCGGGCAGACGCCGGTCCCGGCCGCCGAATATCAGATCAACGAGATCAACGGCGCACCGGGCATCGTTCTTCGTTCCGCCGGAAAGCCGGACACCGTCGTCCAGCTGGAGATCGCGGACGGACTCGTCCAGTGCATCTACATCGTGCGCAATCCCGACAAATTCGCCGCGATCACATCGCTTTGA
- a CDS encoding alpha/beta fold hydrolase, whose product MVASISFSVASPQGSRKLSVSYERAGAGEPLLLLHGIGHHWQAWEPVMGVLAAERDVIAVDLPGFGISPPLAGGISYDLPTIGAVLGSFCTALAIEQPHVAGNSLGGLLALELGRGKIARSVTALSPAGFWNETERRYAFGTLKAMRSAARALPLPMIEGLSKTAAGRTALTGTIYARPGRRSPDAVVAETLALREATGFQQTLAAGGGVRFTDDVPDVPVTIAWGTRDRLLLRRQGVRAKGIIPGARLVRLPGCGHVPMNDDPALVARVLLDGSSR is encoded by the coding sequence ATGGTCGCAAGTATTTCGTTCTCCGTCGCATCACCTCAGGGCAGCCGAAAACTGTCTGTTTCATATGAAAGGGCGGGAGCGGGAGAACCCCTCCTGCTTCTCCACGGCATAGGACATCACTGGCAGGCATGGGAACCTGTCATGGGCGTTTTGGCCGCCGAACGCGATGTGATCGCCGTTGACCTGCCCGGATTCGGGATCTCCCCACCATTGGCCGGTGGGATTTCTTATGACTTGCCCACCATTGGTGCCGTACTCGGTTCCTTCTGTACCGCGCTGGCCATCGAGCAACCCCATGTCGCGGGCAATTCCCTCGGCGGACTGCTGGCGCTGGAGTTGGGGCGGGGAAAGATCGCCCGTTCGGTCACGGCGCTGTCGCCAGCCGGTTTCTGGAACGAAACCGAACGCAGGTACGCATTCGGCACGCTCAAGGCGATGCGAAGCGCGGCCCGGGCACTGCCGCTGCCCATGATCGAGGGCCTGTCCAAGACGGCGGCCGGGCGCACCGCCCTGACCGGCACCATCTACGCCCGCCCCGGACGGCGTTCACCGGACGCGGTCGTCGCGGAGACCCTGGCGCTGCGCGAGGCCACCGGCTTCCAGCAGACCCTGGCCGCAGGGGGCGGTGTCAGGTTCACGGACGATGTGCCGGACGTGCCCGTGACCATCGCCTGGGGCACCCGGGACCGACTGCTGTTGCGGCGCCAGGGCGTCCGGGCCAAGGGCATCATCCCCGGAGCGCGCCTGGTGCGGTTGCCGGGCTGTGGACACGTACCCATGAACGACGATCCGGCACTGGTCGCCCGGGTGTTGCTCGACGGCAGCAGTCGATGA
- a CDS encoding DMT family transporter: MAMDHRPPHRANSDALRGVLLVSFAYCLVGASFTANSVLGEYPYAGGQAVRYALAFLLLLPLLGGRAALGPVAALRPGQWGRIALLAGVGMVGFNLAILAAERTAEPAVPGVFVGCAPVVVAVLVPLVDRRRPTRPVLWGALLVAVGALTVQGWGRTDTAGIVWSVAALIGEVGFAVLAAPVLRPLGPRLLTACVCAVAAVESTIIGLVLDGSGFVRMPDGAEAAALLWQAAIVTVIGFVTWYMGIQRIGTERATLFTGVIPVTAALTAPLVGAGTFGAAQAAGGVLVGCGAALGSGVFGRRARRGLAPAGPAGPAISATSTTDTAGPPKETGRSGR; this comes from the coding sequence ATGGCCATGGACCACCGACCACCGCATCGTGCCAACTCCGACGCCCTCCGCGGCGTACTCCTCGTCTCCTTCGCCTACTGCCTGGTGGGAGCCTCATTCACCGCCAACAGCGTGCTGGGGGAGTATCCGTACGCGGGTGGTCAAGCCGTACGGTACGCACTCGCCTTCCTGCTGCTCCTCCCTCTGCTGGGCGGTAGGGCGGCACTCGGTCCGGTGGCCGCGCTGAGGCCCGGCCAGTGGGGACGCATCGCCCTGCTCGCAGGGGTCGGCATGGTCGGTTTCAACCTGGCCATCCTGGCTGCGGAACGTACCGCCGAACCCGCTGTTCCCGGTGTGTTCGTGGGGTGTGCCCCGGTGGTCGTCGCCGTCCTGGTACCCCTCGTCGACCGTCGACGCCCCACCCGTCCCGTCCTCTGGGGAGCCCTGCTGGTGGCGGTGGGGGCGTTGACGGTTCAAGGGTGGGGCCGAACCGACACCGCGGGCATCGTCTGGTCGGTGGCGGCGCTGATCGGGGAAGTCGGGTTCGCGGTCCTCGCCGCTCCGGTGCTGCGCCCGCTCGGACCCCGGCTCCTGACGGCGTGCGTCTGCGCCGTCGCGGCCGTGGAGTCCACCATCATCGGCCTGGTACTGGATGGTTCCGGCTTCGTCCGGATGCCCGACGGGGCGGAGGCCGCAGCGCTGCTCTGGCAGGCCGCCATCGTCACCGTGATCGGATTTGTGACCTGGTACATGGGCATCCAGCGCATCGGCACCGAACGCGCGACCCTCTTCACCGGTGTCATCCCCGTGACCGCGGCACTGACGGCGCCACTTGTGGGCGCCGGCACCTTCGGTGCGGCACAGGCCGCCGGTGGAGTGCTCGTCGGATGCGGCGCGGCGCTGGGGTCCGGGGTGTTCGGCCGTCGGGCCCGGAGGGGACTGGCGCCAGCAGGCCCAGCAGGCCCAGCGATATCAGCGACATCAACAACCGACACCGCAGGACCGCCCAAGGAGACCGGTCGCTCCGGACGCTAG